One Bacillus amyloliquefaciens DSM 7 = ATCC 23350 DNA window includes the following coding sequences:
- the parE gene encoding DNA topoisomerase IV subunit B — translation MARKQQFDYNEDAIQVLEGLEAVRKRPGMYIGSTDARGLHHLVYEIVDNSVDEVLAGYGDHIIVTIHKDNSISVQDRGRGMPTGMHKLGKPTPEVIFTVLHAGGKFGQGGYKTSGGLHGVGASVVNALSEWLTVTIERDGHVYKQRFENGGKPVTSLEKIGTTKKTGTLTHFKPDPSMFSATVYNFDTLSERLRESAFLLKGLKIELIDERNDVKEVFYYENGIEAFVAYLNEEKDALCEVVSFEGEHHDIEVDFAFQFNDGYSENMLSFVNNVRTKDGGTHESGAKTAMTRAFNEYARKVALLKEKDKNLEGADIREGLSAIISVRIPEELLQFEGQTKGKLGTSEARSAADAVISENLAYFLEENRDTATLLVKKAIKASQAREAARKAREEARSGKKRKKSEATLSGKLTPAGSRNPAKNELYLVEGDSAGGSAKQGRDRKFQAVLPLRGKVINTEKAKLADIFKNEEINTIIHAIGGGVGADFEIEDINYDKIIIMTDADTDGAHIQVLLLTFFYRYMKPLIEQGKVFIALPPLYKVSKGSGKKEIIEYAWSDEEMDGVLKKVGKGYTIQRYKGLGEMNADQLWETTMNPESRTLVRVKIDDAARVERRVTTLMGDKVEPRRKWIEKNVAFGLDEESNILENENLSVAEEV, via the coding sequence TTGGCTAGAAAACAGCAATTTGATTACAACGAAGATGCCATACAGGTGCTTGAAGGCCTGGAAGCCGTCAGAAAACGACCGGGAATGTACATCGGTTCGACGGACGCACGCGGCCTGCACCATCTGGTATATGAGATCGTCGACAATTCCGTCGATGAAGTTCTTGCCGGCTACGGAGATCATATTATCGTAACGATACATAAGGACAACAGTATCTCCGTGCAGGACAGGGGGCGCGGAATGCCGACCGGGATGCATAAGCTCGGAAAGCCGACACCGGAAGTTATTTTCACCGTGCTGCATGCGGGAGGTAAATTCGGACAGGGCGGCTATAAAACAAGCGGAGGTCTGCACGGCGTCGGCGCATCTGTCGTAAACGCTTTATCAGAGTGGCTGACAGTTACCATTGAGCGTGACGGCCATGTTTATAAACAGCGGTTTGAAAACGGCGGCAAGCCTGTGACTTCACTTGAAAAGATCGGAACGACCAAAAAAACGGGAACGCTTACCCATTTTAAACCTGATCCGTCAATGTTCAGCGCAACGGTTTATAATTTTGACACGCTGTCAGAACGTCTGCGCGAATCCGCATTTTTATTAAAAGGCTTGAAAATAGAATTAATTGATGAGCGGAACGATGTGAAAGAAGTATTTTATTATGAGAACGGAATTGAAGCATTTGTCGCTTATTTAAATGAAGAAAAAGACGCTTTATGCGAAGTGGTTTCCTTTGAAGGCGAGCATCATGACATTGAAGTCGATTTTGCGTTCCAATTTAATGACGGATACTCAGAAAATATGCTGTCATTCGTTAATAACGTCAGAACAAAGGACGGCGGAACCCACGAATCAGGAGCCAAAACGGCAATGACAAGAGCGTTTAATGAGTATGCGCGAAAGGTCGCGCTTCTGAAAGAGAAAGACAAAAACCTCGAAGGCGCCGATATCAGGGAAGGTTTGTCCGCGATCATTTCCGTGCGGATCCCGGAGGAACTGCTGCAATTTGAAGGCCAGACAAAAGGAAAGCTTGGCACAAGTGAAGCGAGATCAGCCGCAGACGCTGTCATTTCTGAGAATCTTGCTTATTTCTTGGAAGAAAACCGCGATACGGCGACCCTGCTCGTCAAAAAAGCAATTAAAGCAAGCCAGGCCCGTGAAGCGGCCCGTAAAGCGAGAGAAGAAGCGAGAAGCGGCAAAAAACGCAAAAAATCAGAAGCGACGCTGAGCGGAAAACTCACACCTGCCGGTTCCAGAAATCCGGCGAAGAATGAATTGTATCTCGTGGAGGGAGACTCTGCAGGAGGTTCTGCAAAGCAGGGAAGAGACCGGAAATTCCAAGCCGTCCTGCCTCTTCGCGGAAAGGTCATCAACACAGAGAAAGCAAAGCTTGCTGACATCTTCAAAAATGAAGAAATCAATACGATTATTCATGCGATCGGCGGCGGAGTCGGCGCAGATTTTGAGATAGAGGACATTAATTATGACAAGATCATCATCATGACGGACGCGGATACCGACGGCGCGCACATTCAAGTCTTGCTGCTAACGTTTTTCTACCGCTATATGAAACCTTTAATTGAGCAAGGAAAAGTCTTCATCGCGCTTCCGCCTCTTTATAAAGTGAGCAAAGGGAGCGGCAAGAAAGAGATTATTGAATATGCTTGGTCCGATGAAGAAATGGACGGCGTTTTAAAGAAAGTCGGCAAAGGCTACACCATTCAGCGCTATAAAGGTCTGGGAGAAATGAACGCAGACCAGCTCTGGGAAACGACGATGAATCCTGAATCGCGAACGCTCGTCAGAGTCAAGATTGACGATGCGGCACGCGTAGAGCGCCGCGTAACGACATTAATGGGAGACAAAGTAGAACCGAGAAGAAAATGGATTGAAAAGAATGTTGCCTTCGGATTAGACGAGGAAAGCAATATTTTAGAAAATGAAAACTTGTCGGTCGCTGAGGAGGTTTAA
- the parC gene encoding DNA topoisomerase IV subunit A, which translates to MAQPELFHDLPLEEVIGDRFGRYSKYIIQDRALPDARDGLKPVQRRILYAMHADGNTFDKNFRKAAKTVGNVIGNYHPHGDSSVYEAMVRMSQDWKVRNVLIEMHGNNGSIDGDPPAAMRYTEARLSSIASELLRDIDKNTVEFVPNFDDTSKEPVVLPAMFPNLLVNGSTGISAGYATDIPPHHLGEVIDAVIKRIESPDCTVDDLMQVIKGPDFPTGGIIQGVDGIRKAYETGKGKIIIRGKAEVEAVRGGREQIVITEIPFEVNKANLVKKMDEYRIDKKVEGISEVRDETDRTGLRVVVELKKEADAKGILNFLYKNTDLQTTYNFNMVAIHNRRPMLMSLTAILDAYISHQKEVVTNRSVFELQKAKERHHIVEGLMKALSVLDEVIAVIRASSDKKDAKQNLISKFSFTEPQAEAIVSLQLYRLTNTDITALKEEAEELSKKIQELEAILSHDKKLLKVITSSLKKLKKTYADSRRSVIEEKIEEIKINLEVMVASEDVYVTVTKDGYVKRTSQRSFAASNGQDFGMKDTDRLIHQFEMNTTDVLLLFTNKGSYIYCPVHQLPDIRWKDMGQHVTNITTIDRDETIVKAISVKEFNPASYLLFMTKNGMVKRTEMTHYKAQRYSKALVALNLKGDDELVDVHVTDGGCQLFIATHLGYGLWFGEDEVNVVGARAAGVKGINLKDGDTVVSGQILHETDSLVLVTQRGAIKRMNLSEFEKTSRAKRGVIMLRELKKNPHRVVGVFACALADTIAAETEKGERIETTVKSLRANDRYSNGSFFTDEDETGPVTDVWRIPASDV; encoded by the coding sequence GTGGCACAGCCAGAATTATTTCATGATTTACCGTTAGAAGAAGTAATCGGCGACCGTTTCGGACGCTACAGTAAATACATTATCCAAGACAGGGCGCTGCCTGATGCACGTGACGGTTTAAAGCCGGTGCAGCGAAGAATTTTATACGCCATGCACGCAGACGGAAATACATTCGATAAAAATTTCCGGAAAGCGGCGAAAACGGTCGGAAACGTTATCGGTAATTATCATCCGCACGGAGACAGCTCCGTTTATGAAGCGATGGTGCGGATGAGCCAAGATTGGAAAGTGCGGAATGTGCTGATTGAAATGCACGGCAATAACGGCAGCATTGACGGTGATCCGCCGGCTGCCATGCGTTATACGGAAGCGAGATTATCTTCTATCGCATCAGAGCTTTTGCGGGACATTGATAAAAACACGGTTGAATTCGTTCCGAACTTTGATGACACAAGTAAAGAGCCGGTTGTTTTGCCTGCCATGTTTCCTAACTTGTTGGTCAACGGATCAACCGGGATTTCGGCGGGCTATGCGACTGATATTCCTCCTCATCATCTGGGTGAGGTCATTGATGCCGTCATTAAGCGGATTGAATCGCCCGATTGCACCGTCGATGACTTGATGCAGGTGATTAAAGGGCCTGACTTTCCGACAGGAGGCATTATTCAAGGTGTCGACGGTATTCGGAAGGCCTATGAAACCGGTAAAGGCAAAATTATCATCCGCGGAAAGGCTGAAGTGGAAGCTGTAAGAGGCGGACGGGAGCAGATCGTCATTACAGAAATCCCGTTTGAAGTAAACAAAGCCAATCTTGTAAAGAAAATGGACGAATACCGCATTGATAAAAAAGTCGAAGGCATTTCTGAAGTCCGGGATGAAACGGACCGCACGGGACTTCGGGTGGTCGTTGAATTAAAGAAAGAAGCCGACGCAAAGGGCATCTTGAATTTCTTATATAAAAACACGGATCTGCAGACAACGTATAACTTTAATATGGTCGCCATACATAACCGCCGGCCGATGCTGATGAGTCTTACGGCCATTCTGGATGCGTATATTTCCCACCAGAAGGAAGTTGTGACAAACCGCTCCGTCTTTGAATTGCAAAAAGCAAAAGAGCGGCATCATATCGTTGAGGGACTGATGAAGGCACTGTCTGTGTTAGATGAGGTCATTGCCGTTATCCGGGCAAGCAGCGATAAAAAGGATGCAAAACAAAATTTAATTTCTAAATTCTCATTCACGGAGCCTCAGGCGGAAGCGATCGTATCCTTGCAGCTGTATCGTCTGACAAACACGGATATTACGGCGTTAAAAGAGGAAGCGGAAGAGCTCAGCAAGAAAATTCAGGAGCTCGAAGCCATTTTAAGTCATGATAAAAAGCTGTTAAAAGTCATTACCAGCAGCCTGAAAAAATTGAAAAAGACCTATGCTGACAGCAGACGTTCGGTCATTGAAGAGAAGATTGAGGAAATTAAAATCAATCTGGAAGTCATGGTTGCCTCTGAGGACGTATATGTGACAGTCACGAAAGACGGCTATGTAAAACGAACAAGCCAGCGGTCATTTGCCGCTTCCAACGGCCAGGATTTCGGGATGAAGGACACGGACAGGCTGATTCACCAATTTGAAATGAATACAACGGATGTTCTCCTGCTCTTTACCAATAAGGGAAGCTATATATATTGTCCGGTTCACCAGCTTCCGGATATCAGGTGGAAAGACATGGGGCAGCACGTAACGAACATCACCACGATTGACCGTGATGAAACGATCGTGAAAGCTATATCGGTAAAAGAATTTAATCCAGCTTCATATTTATTGTTTATGACGAAAAACGGTATGGTGAAAAGAACTGAAATGACGCATTACAAAGCGCAGCGCTACTCGAAAGCGCTTGTTGCTCTTAACCTTAAAGGGGACGATGAGCTGGTTGATGTTCATGTCACAGACGGCGGCTGTCAGCTGTTTATCGCCACCCACCTCGGGTACGGCTTATGGTTCGGTGAAGATGAAGTGAATGTAGTCGGAGCCCGTGCGGCCGGCGTGAAGGGCATTAATTTAAAAGACGGTGATACCGTCGTATCAGGACAAATCCTGCATGAAACAGATTCGCTTGTCCTCGTCACACAGCGGGGAGCCATCAAACGGATGAATCTCTCTGAATTCGAAAAAACATCCAGAGCAAAGCGCGGCGTCATCATGCTGCGTGAGCTTAAAAAGAACCCGCATCGTGTTGTCGGAGTATTCGCTTGCGCTTTAGCCGACACGATTGCTGCAGAAACAGAAAAAGGCGAGAGAATTGAAACCACCGTGAAATCCTTGCGGGCTAATGACCGGTACAGCAACGGCTCCTTCTTTACAGATGAAGATGAGACAGGGCCGGTAACAGATGTATGGCGCATACCCGCGTCTGATGTTTAA
- a CDS encoding alanine/glycine:cation symporter family protein, with protein sequence MEAFISEIINVPNDFIWKYLVYILVGIGLFFTFRFRFIQFRYFIEMFRIVGEKPQGNKGVSSMQAFFISAASRVGTGNLTGVALAIATGGPGAVFWMWIVAIVGMASSFVESTLAQLYKVRSGEDFRGGPAYYMAKGLGARWLGILFAVLITVSFGLIFNAVQSNTISVAFDEAFHVNKTVIAIILAVLTAFIIFGGLKRVVSVSQLIVPVMAGMYILIALYVVIVNITAVPELLVTIVKNAFGLEQIVGGSLGSIIIIGAQRGLFSNEAGMGSAPNAAATAHVSHPAKQGFIQTLGVFFDTFIVCTSTAFIILLYSVTPKGDGIQVTQAALQHHLGGWAPTFIAIAMFLFAFSSVVGNYYYGETNIEFIKTSKTWLNIYRVFVIVMVVYGCLADFQIVWDMANLFMGLLALINLVAILLLSNVAYKIYKDYAAQRKKGLDPVFKAENAPELKHIETWAEEEGTSPERKTAN encoded by the coding sequence ATGGAGGCTTTCATCAGTGAAATCATAAATGTTCCAAATGATTTTATTTGGAAGTATCTTGTTTATATTTTAGTAGGAATCGGATTGTTTTTTACGTTCCGTTTTCGCTTTATTCAATTCCGATACTTTATTGAAATGTTCAGAATCGTCGGGGAGAAGCCGCAAGGAAATAAAGGAGTGTCTTCAATGCAGGCATTCTTTATCTCGGCCGCTTCCCGTGTCGGAACCGGAAACTTGACCGGTGTCGCGCTGGCGATTGCAACAGGCGGTCCCGGCGCAGTATTTTGGATGTGGATCGTAGCGATTGTCGGTATGGCTTCCAGCTTTGTGGAAAGTACGTTGGCGCAGCTTTATAAAGTGCGTTCAGGCGAAGATTTCCGCGGCGGACCGGCATATTACATGGCAAAGGGCCTCGGCGCCCGCTGGCTCGGTATTTTATTCGCCGTATTGATTACCGTTTCTTTCGGGCTTATATTTAATGCCGTACAGTCAAATACGATTTCCGTCGCGTTTGACGAAGCATTCCATGTGAATAAAACAGTTATCGCAATCATTTTAGCTGTATTAACGGCTTTCATCATATTCGGCGGTCTGAAACGTGTTGTATCCGTTTCACAATTAATCGTTCCCGTCATGGCGGGTATGTATATTCTGATCGCGCTGTATGTCGTTATTGTGAATATTACGGCGGTACCTGAGCTGCTGGTTACGATTGTGAAAAATGCGTTCGGTCTTGAGCAGATCGTCGGCGGAAGCTTAGGGAGTATCATTATTATCGGAGCGCAGCGCGGCCTGTTTTCAAACGAAGCGGGTATGGGGAGCGCGCCGAATGCCGCAGCAACTGCACACGTGTCGCACCCGGCTAAACAGGGATTCATCCAGACGCTCGGCGTGTTTTTTGATACTTTTATCGTTTGTACATCGACTGCTTTTATCATTTTATTGTACAGCGTTACGCCTAAAGGCGACGGCATCCAAGTGACACAAGCCGCACTGCAGCACCATCTTGGCGGCTGGGCGCCGACATTTATTGCGATTGCGATGTTTTTATTCGCATTCAGCTCAGTCGTCGGCAACTATTACTATGGTGAAACGAACATTGAATTTATTAAAACAAGCAAAACATGGCTTAACATTTACCGCGTATTCGTCATCGTGATGGTGGTATACGGATGTTTGGCTGACTTCCAGATTGTCTGGGATATGGCAAACTTGTTTATGGGACTCTTGGCTCTCATTAACTTAGTGGCAATCTTGCTGCTGAGTAATGTAGCCTACAAGATCTATAAGGATTATGCCGCTCAGCGCAAAAAAGGTCTTGATCCCGTGTTCAAAGCTGAGAATGCCCCAGAGCTGAAGCATATTGAAACATGGGCGGAAGAAGAAGGTACAAGCCCTGAACGCAAGACTGCTAACTAA
- a CDS encoding DUF4166 domain-containing protein, translating into MTDSMYEKAIIHYQSLHPMLQKRYRLGGSSTFCGEGVMSEIKGGSLFVRMLLKTGVFFRCFFSERGKDIPFTIENKNRLNGVEWNRTFFFKGKTRYFDAVMEYDERENRILDYFGKPHILLSELHLEASSAGGLVITSGKQWLLIGGKKILLPAWLCGSSTVYEAYDEEMNCFSIKVHVKNRILGTLFFYRGTFRETEGEIC; encoded by the coding sequence ATGACGGATTCAATGTATGAAAAAGCAATTATTCATTATCAATCACTGCATCCAATGCTGCAGAAAAGGTACAGGCTTGGCGGATCAAGCACATTTTGCGGAGAAGGAGTTATGTCAGAAATTAAGGGAGGATCTTTGTTTGTCAGAATGCTTTTAAAGACCGGCGTTTTTTTCAGATGTTTTTTCTCAGAGAGGGGCAAAGATATCCCTTTTACCATCGAAAACAAAAACAGGCTAAATGGCGTGGAATGGAACCGTACCTTTTTCTTTAAAGGAAAAACGCGTTATTTTGATGCAGTCATGGAATATGACGAGCGGGAAAATAGAATTCTTGATTACTTCGGCAAGCCTCACATCCTTCTGTCTGAACTGCATTTAGAAGCGTCTTCAGCCGGAGGGCTTGTCATTACATCCGGAAAGCAGTGGCTCCTGATAGGCGGAAAGAAAATCCTGCTGCCGGCATGGCTGTGCGGCAGTTCAACCGTTTATGAGGCTTATGATGAGGAGATGAATTGCTTCAGCATAAAGGTACATGTGAAAAACCGGATACTCGGCACACTTTTCTTTTACCGGGGGACTTTTCGGGAAACAGAGGGAGAAATATGCTGA
- a CDS encoding YndJ family protein, with protein sequence MLKRHLIVSAVCFLGFAAAEAPHLSAAETFVLLSVLLFVPAVFPFAFRSSKTLENVLLRSYPIAALSAALALITDFSFFAVVWFIYTLGLALYAVLRLVKTNIHRTEEMSVMAGFVYLAGGGVWFFAYVLQIPVMDFSPLIVLLTAVHFHYSAFLIPIFNGLLGRIIRENRVLYRWSTVIILISPILIAMGITFSKTLDVIAVALYLAGLYVNAYLVFKAPFVTKTGSILIRGSSAVLMITIAFSLIYSFGVFRGEATFTISQMIWIHGAVNAFGVILPALAGWRIENPRPFDEGSERTFSRIYGKRTIGKNFLNDIHAANDIHYTGLLDQMRELHSEDFSAEKLSPAVISFYEKTIDYDIKAKVTWSRWFRPFARMYEPFSRRAGQIHLSMNPDWYIMHSDMKGVDSDRDGRKHVRAWIRTNERQETVFTALYSVYRSNGEGYINISLPLPYSQMTGILKPYAHKQNLVLTSRRRKSGAGDEGIYLQTKWWACHLPLAETFLIAAQNETTLKAVHHMWLFGLKFLTVHYRITHAP encoded by the coding sequence ATGCTGAAACGTCATCTTATTGTAAGTGCGGTTTGCTTTTTGGGATTTGCGGCGGCTGAAGCTCCGCATCTATCAGCTGCTGAGACGTTTGTTTTATTATCCGTCCTTCTTTTCGTTCCTGCTGTATTCCCTTTTGCTTTTCGGTCTTCAAAAACTTTAGAGAACGTGTTATTACGGAGTTATCCTATTGCCGCTTTAAGTGCGGCGCTTGCGCTGATCACAGACTTCAGCTTTTTTGCCGTTGTGTGGTTCATTTATACGCTTGGTTTGGCGCTGTATGCTGTACTGCGGCTGGTGAAAACAAATATTCATAGAACAGAAGAGATGTCAGTTATGGCAGGCTTTGTTTATTTAGCCGGCGGCGGAGTCTGGTTTTTCGCATACGTTCTTCAGATTCCCGTCATGGATTTCAGTCCGCTTATCGTGCTGCTGACGGCTGTGCACTTTCACTATTCCGCATTTCTTATTCCGATCTTCAATGGTTTGCTCGGAAGGATCATCCGGGAGAACCGCGTCCTTTACAGGTGGAGCACGGTCATCATTTTGATTTCGCCGATTCTTATTGCCATGGGGATTACATTTTCAAAGACACTTGATGTGATTGCCGTCGCTCTGTATCTGGCGGGTCTGTATGTTAATGCGTATCTCGTCTTTAAGGCGCCGTTTGTTACGAAAACAGGCAGTATCTTAATCAGGGGCTCTTCAGCTGTGTTAATGATAACAATTGCTTTTTCTTTAATATATTCGTTCGGTGTCTTCCGCGGGGAGGCAACGTTTACGATCAGCCAGATGATTTGGATTCACGGGGCCGTCAATGCATTCGGCGTTATTCTGCCGGCTTTGGCCGGCTGGAGAATAGAAAACCCAAGACCGTTCGATGAAGGCAGTGAACGAACGTTCAGCCGTATTTACGGAAAGAGGACGATAGGCAAAAATTTTTTGAATGATATTCATGCAGCAAATGACATACATTATACCGGCCTTCTAGATCAGATGAGAGAGCTGCATTCTGAAGACTTTTCTGCCGAAAAACTGTCGCCGGCCGTTATTTCCTTTTATGAAAAGACAATTGATTATGACATCAAGGCGAAAGTGACGTGGAGCAGATGGTTTCGTCCGTTTGCGCGCATGTACGAGCCGTTCAGCAGAAGAGCGGGGCAGATCCATCTGTCAATGAATCCGGATTGGTATATCATGCACAGCGATATGAAAGGTGTTGACTCTGACAGAGACGGACGAAAGCATGTCCGTGCGTGGATCAGAACTAATGAAAGGCAGGAAACCGTCTTTACTGCACTGTATTCAGTGTACAGGTCAAATGGGGAGGGATACATAAATATTTCTCTCCCGCTGCCGTACAGCCAAATGACGGGCATTTTAAAGCCTTATGCGCATAAGCAGAATCTTGTTTTGACGAGCAGACGCCGAAAAAGCGGAGCGGGTGATGAAGGAATTTATCTTCAAACGAAATGGTGGGCATGTCATCTTCCGCTGGCAGAGACATTTCTTATTGCGGCCCAAAACGAAACAACACTAAAGGCCGTTCATCATATGTGGCTGTTCGGCCTGAAGTTTTTAACTGTGCATTATCGGATCACTCACGCTCCCTGA
- a CDS encoding DUF4870 domain-containing protein has translation MRENKILSSLCYFSIFFAPFLFPIIVYFLGQDDVKYHAKKSLWTHLIPYLIFGIGIIGSGLLGMKDISHAGPFLLATYAVTFILAIYFFIWNIVKGIKVFSEQ, from the coding sequence TTGAGAGAAAATAAAATTTTGTCTTCATTATGTTACTTCAGTATATTTTTTGCGCCGTTTTTGTTTCCGATTATCGTCTATTTCTTAGGTCAGGACGATGTGAAATATCATGCGAAAAAATCTTTGTGGACGCATTTGATACCTTATTTAATTTTCGGAATTGGCATCATCGGTTCAGGTTTACTTGGTATGAAAGACATCAGTCATGCTGGGCCTTTCCTGCTTGCGACATATGCCGTTACATTTATTTTGGCGATCTATTTTTTCATCTGGAACATTGTCAAAGGAATCAAAGTGTTTTCGGAACAATAA
- a CDS encoding sensor histidine kinase, translating to MNWRLTGRYMVSVIIVTIITVFINLFVFMIWLIFQANSQHEEENTPESFTRSFQQYVTFSNNGISVNKEGQQALKEQNAWIQILDENGQDVYHARAPKGLKEKYTPLEIVNLHKYKDKKLLSTIYASGKKVNGKEYSYFIGFKNPSLAKYILSYDTKELVTKFNAGTIILLSIDAMIALLIGYLFSRQLTKPLGSVIQGIQRLANGDYTIKLTSKGIYKDVFYNVNHLAEQLSSSKKEKDKLEQMREEWISHISHDIKTPLASIQGYAEIIKDPNYHLSVDQIRDYAQIIENKSLYMKEVVEDLNLTTRLKNNDVMLNKEQVNLVLLLRETLIDILNDSRYADKTIELQTSLEKLILNLDVILIRRAVTNLILNALVHNDPDVKIVVQLEQKERTHVTIKDNGKGIEEEELEKVFDRYYRGTNTGTAHAGSGLGMAIAKDIIQKHGGDITIHSTAGKGTTIDIQLS from the coding sequence ATGAATTGGCGATTAACAGGCAGGTACATGGTATCTGTCATCATAGTAACCATCATTACTGTTTTCATTAATTTATTTGTTTTCATGATTTGGCTCATTTTTCAAGCGAACAGTCAACATGAGGAAGAAAATACGCCAGAATCCTTCACAAGATCATTTCAGCAATATGTCACATTTTCCAATAATGGAATTTCAGTAAACAAAGAGGGCCAACAAGCCTTAAAAGAACAGAATGCTTGGATTCAGATATTGGATGAAAACGGACAAGATGTGTATCATGCTAGAGCACCTAAAGGCCTGAAGGAAAAATATACGCCTTTAGAAATAGTGAATTTACATAAATATAAGGATAAGAAATTATTATCAACCATTTACGCCAGCGGAAAAAAAGTGAACGGCAAGGAGTACAGTTACTTTATAGGGTTTAAAAATCCCTCTCTCGCAAAGTATATCCTCTCATATGACACCAAGGAATTAGTGACGAAGTTCAATGCAGGGACCATCATTTTATTATCAATAGATGCAATGATCGCGTTATTGATCGGATATCTATTCAGCCGGCAGCTCACAAAACCGCTAGGCAGTGTCATTCAAGGAATCCAAAGATTAGCTAATGGAGATTACACGATCAAATTGACATCCAAAGGAATTTATAAAGATGTGTTCTATAATGTCAATCACTTAGCGGAACAACTATCGTCAAGCAAAAAAGAAAAAGATAAATTAGAGCAAATGCGTGAAGAATGGATCAGTCATATTTCTCATGACATTAAAACACCATTAGCCTCTATACAAGGCTATGCAGAAATCATCAAAGATCCAAATTACCATCTTTCAGTCGATCAGATCAGAGATTACGCCCAAATCATTGAGAATAAATCCCTCTATATGAAAGAAGTTGTGGAAGATTTAAATTTAACGACAAGGCTGAAAAACAACGATGTGATGTTAAATAAAGAGCAGGTAAACCTTGTTTTGCTGCTGCGGGAAACATTAATTGATATTTTAAACGATTCCAGATATGCGGATAAGACTATTGAGCTTCAAACCAGCCTGGAAAAGCTGATTCTGAACCTTGATGTAATATTGATCAGAAGAGCGGTCACGAATCTCATTTTAAATGCTCTCGTTCACAATGATCCTGATGTGAAGATCGTTGTACAGCTTGAACAAAAAGAACGAACCCATGTGACAATTAAGGACAACGGCAAAGGGATAGAAGAGGAGGAGCTGGAGAAAGTGTTTGACCGCTATTACAGAGGGACAAATACAGGAACAGCGCATGCAGGCTCTGGTCTAGGGATGGCCATAGCAAAGGATATTATCCAAAAGCACGGCGGGGACATCACCATTCACAGCACCGCGGGGAAAGGGACAACGATAGATATCCAATTATCCTAA
- a CDS encoding response regulator transcription factor, producing MSQTQSKVLIIDDEREILELIKTVLIREGIDRVITASTARDGLAQFHQENPDLVILDIMLPDGEGYDICKQIRDISHVPIIFLSAKGEETDKIVGLAIGGDDYITKPFSPKKVAYRVKAQLRRSSYLQPSQTDTLIKAGPFELHQQQAELTKNGAAIELTPKELMLMTYFLQHPNRVISKETLYQAVWGEDFFGSDNTVMVHIRRLREKIETIPSTPDFLVTVKGLGYKFVVKDA from the coding sequence ATGTCGCAGACTCAAAGCAAAGTATTAATAATAGATGACGAAAGAGAAATTTTGGAACTGATCAAAACCGTATTAATAAGAGAAGGCATTGATCGCGTGATTACAGCTTCTACTGCCCGTGATGGATTGGCTCAATTTCATCAAGAAAATCCAGATCTGGTTATATTGGATATCATGCTCCCAGACGGTGAAGGCTATGATATCTGTAAGCAAATAAGAGATATTTCACATGTTCCGATTATTTTTTTGTCTGCAAAAGGAGAGGAAACGGACAAAATTGTAGGACTTGCCATCGGTGGGGACGACTACATTACAAAACCCTTCAGCCCTAAGAAAGTCGCATATCGGGTCAAAGCACAGCTAAGAAGATCTTCTTACTTACAGCCATCTCAAACCGACACCCTGATAAAAGCAGGGCCCTTTGAATTACATCAGCAGCAAGCCGAGCTCACCAAAAACGGAGCGGCTATTGAGTTAACACCTAAAGAACTCATGCTCATGACATATTTTTTGCAGCATCCCAATCGGGTGATCAGTAAAGAAACACTTTATCAAGCTGTATGGGGAGAAGATTTCTTCGGTTCTGACAATACGGTGATGGTTCATATACGCAGACTCCGGGAGAAAATAGAAACCATCCCATCCACACCAGACTTTCTCGTCACTGTAAAAGGGTTAGGCTACAAATTTGTTGTAAAGGATGCTTAA